Proteins encoded within one genomic window of Eublepharis macularius isolate TG4126 chromosome 10, MPM_Emac_v1.0, whole genome shotgun sequence:
- the LZTS3 gene encoding leucine zipper putative tumor suppressor 3, with protein sequence MAKLETLSVLSEPGYHSQESFHSFDSRVPESASQDTMGSVGSGVSNEQEFAMKSVGTRTQSSGRQIEGSRNSYSTREISNRYSGEEKTYRTEKISNSIYINGDLRKSEKVKTDLCGNITANNEKNMPPLPQYREPSNPPKILPVSGKLDQSNEPLVRPSAFKPVVPKNFHSMQNLCPPQSNGITENRKTLNQTHSNSPSTVKSGLEKPGLNRTTTQAGGLSDSGRNSLTSLPTYGTGYSQHIGPMSASTSHINRIGTTYAEKNIVGYNGISTSDSGRSSSKSTSSFNRLNHLNETMPFHSPSTDDIIQDLEDRLWEKEQEVLQMRRNLDKSEAAIYQVFEEKQKIWEREMEDLRQNYANKLQQVSKKAQRAQQALQLQIFKLQQEKKKLQDDVGQLLQQREDLEKKFVAFKKEQAEFLPKIEETKWEVCQKAGEISLLKQQLKDSQADVSQKLNEIVGLRTQLKEGKSFLREKEEQILNLKDSYSTKSVSLEICESELQRKMSEVQMLREKLSQCELEVSNLKQTLTNLGGQHSPLNAELSEKLTRDSLACESDEAKMKRQSEENLSALKKEVERLQAQLKAERQQREQQVMDFEEERRTWQEEKEKVIKYQKQLQLNYVEMYQKNQILEHKVNEMNSKVPSPPHTEDKKMWTPSRLERIESTEI encoded by the exons ATGGCCAAACTAGAGACCCTCTCCGTCCTTAGTGAGCCCGGCTACCACAGCCAGGAATCGTTCCACTCGTTCGACTCCAGGGTCCCTGAGTCCGCCTCCCAAGACACTATGGGAAGTGTCGGCAGCGGGGTCTCCAACGAACAGGAGTTTGCCATGAAGAGCGTGGGAACGAGGACACAGAGCAGCGGCCGGCAGATCGAGGGCTCCCGGAACAGCTATTCGACCCGGGAGATCTCTAACCGCTACTCTGGCGAGGAGAAGACCTACAGGACAGAAAAGATCTCCAACTCCATATACATCAACGGAGACCTGCGCAAGAGTGAGAAAGTGAAGACAGACCTTTGCGGGAACATCACGGCCAACAACGAGAAAAATATGCCGCCTCTTCCCCAGTACAGAGAACCCAGTAACCCACCAAAGATATTGCCAGTCTCTGGTAAACTGGACCAG AGCAATGAGCCCTTAGTTAGACCTTCAGCCTTTAAACCGGTAGTTCCTAAAAACTTCCATTCCATGCAGAACCTGTGCCCTCCGCAGAGCAATGGAATAACGGAGAACCGAAAGACCTTGAATCAAACCCACAGCAATAGCCCTTCTACTGTCAAAAGTGGCCTGGAAAAGCCGGGCCTTAACAGGACTACCACCCAAGCAGGCGGCCTCTCCGATTCTGGCCGCAACTCTTTGACGAGCTTGCCCACCTACGGAACGGGCTACAGCCAGCACATCGGCCCGATGAGCGCTTCGACCAGTCACATAAACCGCATCGGCACAACTTACGCAGAGAAGAACATTGTGGGATACAACGGGATATCTACCTCAGACAGCGGGCGGTCGTCCAGCAAGAGCACTTCCTCGTTCAACAGACTCAACCATCTCAACGAAACGATGCCTTTCCACTCTCCTTCCACAGATGACATCATTCAAGACCTGGAAGACCGGCTCTGGGAGAAGGAGCAGGAGGTCCTCCAGATGAGGAGAAACCTGGACAAGAGCGAGGCGGCCATCTACCAGGTCTTCGAAGAGAAGCAAAAAATCTGGGAGCGCGAGATGGAGGATCTCCGGCAAAACTATGCCAATAAACTGCAGCAGGTCTCCAAGAAGGCCCAGAGAGCTCAGCAGGCTTTGCAGCTGCAGATCTTCAAGCTCCAGCAAGAGAAGAAGAAGCTTCAAGATGACGTGGGGCAGCTCCTTCAGCAGCGGGAAGATCTCGAGAAGAAGTTCGTGGCTTTCAAAAAAGAGCAGGCCGAGTTCCTCCCTAAGATCGAGGAGACCAAGTGGGAG GTGTGCCAGAAGGCAGGCGAGATCTCCTTGTTGAAGCAGCAGCTGAAGGACTCCCAAGCGGACGTCTCCCAGAAGCTGAACGAGATCGTCGGGCTGCGGACCCAGCTGAAGGAAGGCAAGAGCTTCCTCAGAGAGAAGGAGGAGCAGATCCTGAACTTGAAAGACTCCTACAGCACCAAGAGCGTCAGTCTAGAGATCTGCGAGAGCGAGCTGCAGAGGAAGATGAGCGAGGTCCAGATGCTGAGGGAGAAACTCAGCCAGTGTGAACTGGAGGTCTCCAACCTGAAGCAGACCTTGACCAACTTAGGGGGGCAGCACAGTCCCCTCAACGCAGAGCTCTCCGAGAAGCTCACCAGGGACTCTTTGGCCTGCGAGAGCGACGAGGCCAAGATGAAACGGCAGAGCGAGGAAAACCTCAGTGCcctgaagaaggaagtggaaaGGCTGCAGGCGCAGCTCAAGGCGGAACGCCAGCAGCGGGAGCAGCAGGTCATGGACTTTGAGGAGGAGCGCCGCACGtggcaggaggagaaggagaaagtgaTCAAGTACCAGAAACAATTGCAACTGAACTACGTGGAGATGTACCAGAAGAACCAAATTCTGGAGCACAAGGTGAACGAGATGAACAGCAAGGTCCCCAGCCCGCCACACACCGAAGATAAAAAAATGTGGACTCCATCCAGACTAGAGAGGATAGAGTCCACAGAGATCTAA